The following coding sequences lie in one Arachis ipaensis cultivar K30076 chromosome B05, Araip1.1, whole genome shotgun sequence genomic window:
- the LOC107643595 gene encoding LOW QUALITY PROTEIN: uncharacterized protein LOC107643595 (The sequence of the model RefSeq protein was modified relative to this genomic sequence to represent the inferred CDS: deleted 2 bases in 1 codon; substituted 1 base at 1 genomic stop codon), which translates to MYSSRGSGAYGQSYPGQSAYGQNLGSNFTGASVGGHDVGQHSVASRHSAILGASQEVDVAGYRPHSSTAAQYGGQYSAVYGSSALSSAQQVPSLGTKGASSSALDGRGGYNLGVSDSPKFASGEYVPSSGHGYGHKVDQLYGDKGLEYSGIDRRQYGERQSAYIGRDLGDAAGRYAADPIGFSHQHQQAEIYDRIDQAALLRQEQLLKAQPLQAASLDGGARQADYLAARTAASRHTAQDLLSYGGRIDSDPRASSMLSAASYSGQHAPSILGAAPRRNLDDLLYSQNASNPGYGVSLPPGRDYASGKALHGNAMELDYPGNALSRGGHNDLKDDRASYLREXSSKDPRGTSKDPRGSSLTKDGRSSRRDSPHHVASHRHHSPVREKRREYVCKVYPARLVDIERDYLSIDRRYPRLFVSPEFSKVVVNWPKENLKLSIHTPVSFEHDFIEEGSFTETRESSGKLLMGQPPNSIQGNTVWNAKIILMSGLSRGALEELSSDKILDDRIPHICSFLKFAVLKKDHSFMAVGGPWEPVDGGDPSVDDNSLIRTALRYAKDVIQLDLRNCQQWNRFLEIHYDRLGKDGFFSHKEITVLYVPNLSDCLPKLDEWREHWLAHKKAVVERARQLALKRENTRDSKEASKDKLDKKKESASSGQSGDAKKKEKDSNNVKVEAEEKTAVDNSKTSKHDGSDIGEGGKNAEKKQPEADACQTSGSVKSVKKKVIRKVVKQKVVNKANDATNKQLDKSDEKNGVEKIETSTVPVEGEKSSVGPDGIQDATNNVVSKDIIMNNTDGEEGKDKDMISSEDKPLDKPETVGNATIKTIKKKIIKRVPKKVVGEASKTLPETKTGGNVEAVKAEDGTQSTSKQIAGAGIAATQGKKAMKVVPKKKLKTPTTVKQNDTSASNKTETKSDKDDKKSEENVVAGQAQDVTQNRGRQTADADTSVTEVKKTVKVVSKNKSKETSEKQDGAADSNKNEMKSNKDGIKDEKDVGKIGAKLEKQKASEKDVHNVKGKLKDGDKAKDMKGTKDGDKSKDMKGTKERDGKDESRSKSSRELKEKKKSDEPPRHPGFVLQTKWTKDSKLRSLSLSLDSLLDYTDKDVEESTLELSLFAESFHEMLQFQMGCTILAFLQKLRIKFVTKRAQRKRQREESHEKDSESKSPSKRTKKDNPPVKSEPADMDTTVPTEGDDDKIVVQKGKPGGEKEEDKPVEKEDVKMEDGSDEEEDPEEDPEEYDEMENGSPQHDSSEYKNAEQEANTDVESKNITGNAKAAESSKEETKVIIEEVKESKSDAHSTEEKEGKVDKIKKESPAVKEAVVDKELLQAFRFFDRNQAGYIRVEDMRLVVHNLGMFLSHRDVKELVQSALLESNTGRDDRILYNKLVRMTDV; encoded by the exons ATGTATTCTTCCAGAGGGAGCGGTGCTTACGGTCAATCGTACCCGGGTCAATCCGCATACGGCCAGAAC CTGGGTTCTAATTTCACTGGAGCTTCTGTTGGAGGACATGATGTGGGGCAGCATTCTGTGGCATCAAGGCATTCAGCGATATTAGGTGCCTCTCAGGAAGTTGATGTTGCTGGATATCGCCCTCACAGTTCAACTGCTGCACAGTATGGGGGGCAGTATAGTGCGGTTTATGGCTCATCTGCTTTGAGCAGTGCACAGCAG GTTCCCTCGTTGGGTACCAAGGGAGCTTCATCATCAGCATTAGATGGTCGTGGAGGTTATAATTTGGGTGTTTCGGATTCGCCTAAGTTTGCTTCTGGAGAATATGTTCCGTCATCTGGTCATGGATATGGTCATAAGGTTGATCAATTGTATGGTGACAAAGGATTGGAATATTCTGGAATAGACAGGCGGCAATATGGTGAAAGGCAGAGTGCTTATATTGGTAGGGACTTGGGTGATGCAGCTGGACGGTATGCTGCTGATCCTATTGGGTTTAGTCATCAACATCAG CAAGCAGAAATCTATGACCGCATTGATCAGGCAGCTTTGCTTCGACAAGAGCAACTGCTGAAAGCTCAGCCTCTGCAAGCTGCTTCACTTGATGGGGGTGCTAg ACAAGCTGATTATCTTGCAGCAAGGACTGCTGCTAGTCGTCACACTGCCCAAGATCTTTTGTCTTATGGAGGAAGGATTGATTCTGATCCACGTGCTTCATCAATGCTAAGTGCTGCTTCGTATAGTGGACAGCATGCACCATCAATATTGGGAGCAGCTCCAAGGAGAAACTTGGATGATCTACTGTATTCTCAGAATGCTTCAAATCCTGGTTATGGAGTGAGCCTACCACCTGGTAGGGATTACGCTAGTGGAAAAGCACTTCATGGAAATGCCATGGAGTTGGATTACCCAGGAAATGCCCTTTCACGTGGTGGGCACAATGACCTTAAAGATGACCGTGCTAGCTATCTACGAGAATGA TCTTCCAAGGATCCCCGTGGTACATCAAAGGATCCTCGAGGATCATCTTTGACAAAGGATGGGAGATCTTCACGACGGGACTCCCCACATCATGTTGCTTCACATAG GCACCATTCACCTGTTAGAGAAAAACGGAGGGAATATGTCTGCAAG GTTTACCCAGCCCGTTTGGTGGATATTGAAAGGGATTACCTCTCGATAGATAGGCGATACCCCCGACTCTTTGTCTCTCCTGAATTTTCTAAG GTTGTTGTGAACTGGCCAAAGGAAAACCTGAAACTGTCTATCCATACTCCTGTCAG TTTTGAGCATGATTTTATTGAAGAAGGAAGTTTCACCGAGACTAGGGAATCATCTGGCAAGCTTTTGATGGGACAACctccaaattcaatacaaggaaATACAGTATGGAATGCTAAA ATAATCTTGATGAGTGGACTTAGTAGGGGTGCATTGGAGGAGCTGTCATCTGATAAAATTTTAGATGATCGCATTCCTCATATTTGCAGTTTCCTTAAGTTTGCGGTCCTTAAGAAGGACCATTCTTTCATGGCAGTTGGTGGCCCATGGGAACCAGTTGATGGTGGTGATCCATCTGTTGATGACAACTCTCTGATTAGAACAGCGCTCAG ATATGCAAAGGATGTTATCCAGCTTGATTTGCGTAATTGTCAACAGTGGAACCGTTTTCTAGAG ATACACTACGATAGACTTGGAAAAGATGGTTTCTTTAGCCACAAAGAGATCACTGTACTGTATGTTCCTAATTTGTCTGATTGTCTCCCCAAGTTGGATGAATGGCGTGAGCATTGGCTTGCCCACAAGAAAGCTGTGGTTGAGAGAGCACGCCAACTTGCTTTGAAAAGAGAG AACACAAGAGATAGCAAGGAAGCTTCTAAAG ACAAATTGGATAAGAAGAAGGAATCTGCCTCATCTGGACAATCTGGAGATGctaagaaaaaggagaaagataGCAATAATGTTAAGGTGGAAGCTGAAGAGAAAACTGCAGTAGATAATTCTAAAACTTCTAAACATGATGGCTCTGACATTGGTGAAGGAGGCAAGAATGCTGAGAAAAAACAGCCCGAAGCTGATGCTTGTCAGACATCAGGGAGTGTGAAATCTGTAAAGAAGAAGGTTATAAGGAAGGTTGTAAAGCAAAAAGTTGTCAACAAGGCAAATGATGCCACAAACAAGCAACTCGATAAATCAGATGAGAAGAATGGTGTGGAGAAAATAGAAACATCTACTGTTCCGGTTGAGGGCGAGAAATCTTCTGTGGGTCCTGATGGGATTCAGGATGCTACGAATAATGTAGTTTCCAAGGATATTATTATGAATAATACTGATGGGGAAGAGGGGAAAGATAAGGATATGATTAGTTCTGAAGACAAACCTCTAGATAAGCCAGAAACAGTGGGCAATGCTACTATTAAAACAATAAAGAAGAAAATTATCAAGCGGGTACCAAAAAAGGTGGTTGGTGAAGCATCAAAAACTCTTCCTGAGACTAAAACTGGAGGGAACGTAGAGGCAGTTAAAGCAGAAGACGGTACCCAGAGCACGAGCAAGCAGATTGCTGGTGCAGGTATTGCAGCGACACAAGGGAAGAAAGCTATGAAGGTggttcctaagaaaaagttaAAAACACCTACCACTGTAAAGCAAAATGATACATCTGCTTCCAATAAAACTGAAACAAAATCTGACAAGGATGACAAGAAGTCTGAAGAAAATGTTGTGGCAGGCCAAGCACAAGATGTCACTCAGAACAGGGGTAGGCAGACAGCTGATGCGGATACCTCAGTGACAGAAGTGAAGAAAACTGTGAAGGTAGTTTCTAAAAACAAGTCAAAGGAAACCTCTGAAAAGCAAGATGGTGCAGCTGATTCCAATAAAAATGAAATGAAGTCCAACAAGGATGGCATAAAAGATGAAAAGGACGTTGGAAAAATTGGAGCCAAGTTAGAGAAACAGAAAGCCTCTGAGAAAGATGTTCACAATGTTAAAGGGAAATTGAAAGATGGGGATAAGGCAAAAGACATGAAAGGAACAAAAGATGGAGATAAGTCGAAGGACATGAAAGGAACAAAAGAGAGAGATGGAAAAGACGAGTCTAGAAGCAAATCTAGTAGAgaattgaaggagaagaagaagtccGATGAGCCTCCTCGGCACCCTGGATTTGTTCTTCAAACAAAATGGACTAAAGATTCTAAA CTTCGTTCGTTGTCATTGTCACTGGATTCGTTGCTGGATTATACTGACAAAGATGTTGAAGAATCGACACTTGAG CTTTCATTGTTTGCTGAATCATTTCATGAAATGCTCCAGTTTCAAATGGGTTGTACGATTTTGGCATTTCTTCAG AAACTGCGCATTAAGTTTGTGACGAAAAGGGCCCAGCGAAAGAGGCAGAGAGAAGAGAGCCATGAGAAGGATAGTGAAAGTAAATCACCTTCAAAACGTACAAAGAAAGATAATCCTCCTGTGAAGAGTGAGCCTGCAGATATGGACACAACAGTTCCAACCGAAGGAGACGATGATAAAATTGTTGTACAGAAAGGTAAGCCTGGTGGTGAAAAAGAGGAGGATAAACCTGTTGAGAAGGAGGATGTGAAGATGGAAGATGGATCAGACGAGGAGGAAGATCCTGAGGAGGATCCTGAAGAATATGACGAAATGGAAAATGGTAGTCCGCAACATGATTCATCTGAGTATAAAAATGCTGAGCAAGAGGCCAATACAGATGTTGAATCCAAAAATATTACTGGCAACGCAAAAGCTGCAGAATCTtctaaagaggaaactaaggTTATAATAGAAGAGGTGAAAGAATCCAAGTCTGATGCACATTCCACCGAAGAGAAGGAAGGAAAGGTtgataaaataaagaaagaatcCCCTGCGGTTAAGGAGGCTGTTGTGGACAAAGAACTTCTTCAG GCTTTCCGATTCTTCGATAGGAATCAAGCTGGCTACATTAGA GTTGAAGACATGAGATTAGTCGTCCACAATCTAGGGATGTTCCTTTCTCATAGGGATGTTAAG GAACTTGTACAAAGTGCATTATTGGAGAGCAACACTGGGAGGGACGATCGGATACTCTATAATAAGCTGGTGCGGATGACTGATGTTTGA